TTGCCGGCAAACAGGGGGCAGGACTCCCGCGCCCGGTCACAGACGGTCACCACAACGTCGAACTCGGTGTCGCCGAGCTCGTCGGTGGTCTTGGAGTACTGGCCAGAGATGTCCACGCCCGCCTCGGCCATCACCTTGACGGCCAGCGGGTTCATCCCGTGCTTCTCGAGGCCGGCGGAGTAAGGCTCGATGACGTCGCCCTGCAACGCGCGCGCCCACCCCTCAGCCATCTGGCTACGGCAGGAGTTGCCCGTGCACAGGA
The genomic region above belongs to bacterium and contains:
- a CDS encoding arsenate reductase ArsC, coding for MCTGNSCRSQMAEGWARALQGDVIEPYSAGLEKHGMNPLAVKVMAEAGVDISGQYSKTTDELGDTEFDVVVTVCDRARESCPLFAGNARVVHVGFDDPPFLARDAATEEEALPHYRRVRDEIRAFVEKMPQVLQETPAD